The region GCCACCGTCAAAAGATTTTTTTCCATTGGCTAATGCCAATTCCTTACGCAATGTGCGATTCTCTGCATACGTCATAAATGGAACATAGCTCGGGTATTGTAAGCTTACAGCCCAGCCTTCCAGGCCTCTTTCTTTGGCTTCTTCTGCATATTGTGCTATAATAGCTTCCGGAATTCCGGCAAGGTCTTCTTTTTCGGTAAGGTGTTTTACATAAGCATTCGTAGCAGCCAGTACATTTTGCCCGAACTGAAGTTGTTTTGTGGATAACTCTATACTAATGTTTTTTAGTTTTTCTTTATCCGTTTCATTAAGCAAGGCCCCGTTTCTAACAAAACCTTTGTAGGTTTCATTTAATAAAGTTTGTTGTTCCTCATTCAGTTCATAGTTGGCTTTTTCATCATATACTTTTTTAATACGTTCAAAAAGCTTCTCGTTTTGAGATATTTTAGAAGAGTATTCTGTTAGTAAAGGCGAAACTTCCTGTGCAATTTGCTGGATCTCATCATTGGTTTCAGCAGAATTCAGGTTGAAGAAAATATTAGAAACAACATCCAGTTGCTCTCCTGCATAAGCTAATGCTTCAATAGTGTTGGAAAAAGTAGGAATTTCCGGATTGTTGGCTATGTGTTCAATTTCTGCTTCTGATGTTTTTATCAGCTCTTGAAATGCAGGAAGGTAATCTGTGTTTTTTATCTGGTCAAACGGTGTTGTATGAAAAGGCGTTTGAAAGGATTCTAATAAAATATTGTTCATTTAAATCTTAAATTTTTAGAGATATAAATTTACAAAATTCGCACCAATAATATTGTTTACCTTTGTTGTTAATAACTATTAAAATCTGAACTATGAAGAAATTTTTCAAAATTATGCTGTGGCTTTTTGCCATTGTATTCATCCTCCTTACTGTTACCATGTTTGTGCTGGGTAAAAAATACCATTACGAGAAGTCTATTACGATTAATGCTACACCGGATAAGATATGGCCACATATCAATTCTATGAAGGCGCTGAATGAATGGAGTCCTTATATGAGTCTTGATCCTGACATGAAAAGAACTTATAGTGGTACTTCAGGAGAAGTAGGAGATACCTTTATGTGGGAAAGCAATAAAAAAGAAGCAGGAACAGGAGAGCAGAAATTAATTGAAATTGTTCCAGGGCAAAGTGTAAAAACAAGTCTTCATTTTATAAAGCCTAATGAAGGTCTGGGTGTAGCTAATCTTACGCTGAATTCGGAAGGTAATCAGACTAAAGTAACCTGGAGCCTGGATACAGAAATGAATTACCCTATGAATCTTATGAAACTTTTTATGGATGGTTTCATGGACGATGCATATGGAAGAGGACTTAAGAGTCTGAAAGAAATCAGTGAAAAGTAAAACTCTTATTATAATAAGCCCTCACAAATTTTTGTGAGGGTTTTGTTTATTATGCCTTAAATCATGTCAGATAGTAGTATTCTAAATTACACAAAATACACCTGGAGCACTATAATATTGCCTATTTTTGTATAGCAAAAAAGAGCAGGGATATTGCTCTGTAAAACGTTGAAAATAAAAAAAGTTGATGAAGACAAACGCAGAAATTTTAGAAGATATTATAAAATCCAGAAGAAGTATTTTTCCAAAAGACTACACAGCAGAAGCAATTCCGCAGGATGTTCTGGATAAAATACTGGAATCCGCTAATTATGCACCGAGTCATAAAAAGACTAATCCATGGCGATTCAGAATTTTTCAGGGATTAGAAAAAACAGAATTGGGAGAGACTTTGGCAGAGCTATACAAAGCAACCACATCTCCGGAAACATTTTTAGAGAAAAAATATATTGATATATCAGATAAAGTGAATAAAGCCAATACGGTTTTAAGTATTGTTTCGGATTTTAGTGGTAAAGTACCGGAATGGGAAGAAGTTGCAGCAACGGCTATGGCAGTTCAGAACATGTATCTGATGGCTACAGCCAACAATGTAGGCTGCTATTGGAGTTCACCGGGAATGATTCATCATATTGGGGAATATCTTCAGCTTAAAGAAAATGAGAAGTGCTTAGGTTTCTTCTATATGGGAATGAAATAGTAGAATGAACGATATAAAAGATAAAAAAGGGAAAGAGCAATCTTTCCCTTTTTTATTGAACTTTTACAAGGTTTGGAACCTTGTGATAAGTTTGCATAGTTTAATAAAAAGGATGTAAAAGTTAAAATACCTTTGGGAAAATAATCATTGGAAAAAGCAATAGGAAAAAGATCGCAGCCTTGCTGGTAGTTAGATACCGTCCTTGACACAAAGTCCCTATTGCTTGTTTTCTAAAAACCGAATAGAATGTTGTTTAGTCATAAGAAAACTCTTATCACACTGGTTATAAGAAAACTTTTTTCCAATAAAATAAAGAACTTTTATAATGTCAAATTTAGAAAAAAAAGTAATCGGAGTAGATGTGAGCTCTACGATTTTAGTGATGAGTTTTTTAGATGATGAGAATCATTCGACTATCATCACAATTAATAACAGTACAACATGTATTGAGAAGAGTCTGAAAAGATGGGATAAACATCAATTTAAAATTGTAGTGGAAGCCACAGGATCTTACAGTAGTAAAATTTTATATTATGCCTATTCTATGGGATTTGAGGTTTACCAAGTGAGTGGACTATCTATAAAAAAGTTTTCAGAAGTAAAACATCACATCAGTAAAACAGATGAGCAGGATGCTGTGTTAATAAGGAACTTTGGAGAAGTTATGAAAATGGATCCTTATGAACCGAAGAAAGAAAATATTGAGTTTTTGGAGCAGGAGCTCAACCTATGGCAGGATTTAGAACAGGAAAAGGCAAGATATACATTGAAACTAAAATCACTTTGTCAAAAGCCGATCCTTAATAAATCAGTTATAAAACACTACGAAACAATTATTAAAAGGATTAATAAAGATATTGAAAACCTTCAGAAAAGGCTTCCAAGTCTGGAAGACAAAGAATTTAAAGAAAATAAAGATTTATTAACCAGTATAAATGGAATTGGGAAGAAGACAGCTTTATTATTACTTGCTTCAACCAATAACTTTAAGAATTTCAAACATTCAAAAGCACTTTGCAAATATTTTGGAGTTGTCCCTAAAATGTATCATTCCGGGAATAAGAAAATATCAATTGGTAAATGTAGAACCAGTAAAGGGTTTATAAGGAGTATTTTATATGTCTGTTCCTGGAGTGCAATTCGTTTTAACAAACAATGCAAAGCGCTTTATGAAAGAATTCTGGAAAAGAAAAAATGTAAAAAAGTGGCATTAATTGCTGTTTGTAATAAGTTGTTAAGACAGGCTTTTGGAATTATAAATAGTAAAATACAATATCAACACAATTATTAATGAAATATGAATATTTTAACTTTTAAAACTTGCTAATTAACATAGAATGTCAATGCCTTAGTAAAGAAAAATATTGCAAAGTAACTGGTGCCTTAAAAAGTATGAGAATTTAAACATTACTTGTGCCTTGGTATTAAGGGTATAAATACTTTGCTAATGATTAAGGTTTAAAACCAAGGTCTTTTTCCCAGGAATTCCCATATTTTTTATCGAGATATTTTTTAAGAATAGCGTTATTAATCTTAGCTTTCCGGGATAAATCAGATGTCACCAGACATCCCATATTCCATATTCCGATTCCGTATTTATTCTGAAAATTTCTGCCATCAATACCCGCAAAACCAAACTTTATAAAAGCAGCAGATCTGTTTTTAATTAAATCCAGATAATTAGATTCTGTCGCATATTGTGGAGCATGATATTCCGTAGACTGGTAGTTTGTTTTCATTTTTTGTCCGTAGATATTACCGGAAAATAAAAGCAGTAAACAGGATAATATCAATATTTTGTGCATGATGTATTATTTTACTTTATATGATGAGTAAATATGCTAAAAGGTTGGATTTGTATTCTAAATTTGAGTTGGACTCATTCTAAATCACGGCTTTAATTTTTTTCTTTTCAAAAATTGAAATATTTTTGCACCGTAACCTGAGAAGGTGATGAGAAAGTATTTTGCTATCATATTACTGGTTTTCTATCTTTTTTCTTCCACAGAATTGAGTCAGGTTATCAAACTGCCTATTTTTATCGAGCACTTCAAAGAACATTCTGTGGCAAATCCCAAGCTTACGTTGTTTGGATTCATCAAGCTCCATTATTTTAATGGTGATCCAGATGCTCCGGATTATGAAACCAATATGAAGCTGCCCTTCAAAAAGCATGACCTTTATCTGGTAACCTCAGTTATCGTTCAGGATATACCCAAAGCCTTTAATCTGGAGATTAAAGCACCAAGCTTTGAGGAAAGCAAAACAAGAAACTTTTTCTATACTATCGGTGAAATGCCCTCACCGCTATTTTCTATTTTTCAGCCGCCTAAGGTAGCCTAATTTTTAAAATACAGAGCATTCCCACATACAGGGAGTGAATTTTCAACGTTTAAAAATTAGTTTTTATGCTAAATAAAATCATTGAGTTTTCTATTAAGAACAAACTCATTATTGGTCTTATGACCTTGGCATTAGTCATATACGGAGTTATAGAACTACGTAAACTTCCTATAGATGCTGTACCGGATATTACCGACAATCAGGTACAGATCATTACAACTTCTCCATCATTAGGTGCGCCGGATGTAGAACGATTTATTACATTTCCTATAGAACAGGTGTCCCGCAATATTGTAGGCGTAAAACAAATCCGTAGCTTTTCCCGTTTCGGACTTTCTGTGATCACCATTGTTTTCAATGAAGATACCAATGTATATCTTGCACGCCAGCAGGTAGCTGAAAGGCTGCAACAGGTTTCACAGGATATTCCCAAAGAAATCGGAGTACCGGCAATGGCACCTATTACTACCGGTTTAGGTGAAATTTATCAGTATGTTGTTCGTCCTAAAAAAGGCTATGAACATCGCTATTCGGCGATGGATCTTCGTACAATTCAGGATTGGATTGTAAGGCGTCAGTTATTGGGAGTAGAAGGAGTCGCAGATGTTGCCAGTTTTGGTGGCGATCTGAAACAATATGAAATTGCTATAAAACCAGCACAGCTAAAAGCAGTTGGTGTTACCATGCAGCAGCTTTTTACAGCAGTAGAAAATAACAATCAGAATGCCGGTGGAGCTTATATAGAAAAAGGCCCCAATGCTTTGTTTATAAGAACAGAAGGTTTGGCAAAGAATATCTCCGATATAGAGAATATTGTTGTGAAGAATCTGCCGGATGGAACGCCAATTCTGGTGAAGAATATTGCCGAAGTAAAGCTGGGTAAAGCTATAAAATATGGTGCCATGACCTATAATGGTAAAGGAGAAGTAGCCGGAGCAGTGGTTATGATGATGAAGGGCGGAAATTCCAATCAGGTTATTGACAAGATTAAAACCAGAGTCGAGGAAATTCAGCAAACTTTACCGGAAGGTGTGAAAATAGAAGCCTTTCTGGACAGAACCAAAATGGTGGATAATGCTATTGGAACTGTTTCTAAAAACCTCATAGAAGGAGCACTGATTGTGGTTTTTGTATTGGTTTTGTTTTTAGGGAATTTCCGGGCCGGTTTTATAGTGGCTTCCGTAATTCCGCTGGCGATGCTTTTTGCGATTATCATGATGAATATTTTCGGGGTAAGCGGAAACCTGATGAGTCTCGGGGCTCTGGATTTTGGGCTTATTGTGGATGGTGCTGTCATTATTGTAGAAGCTGTATTACACAGGCTGCATTCCATTAAAGGAAAAGAAGGTGAAAGAATTTCCAGTGAACAAATGAATAAAGAAGTGAAAACTTCCGCCGGAAAAATGATGAATTCCGCGGTATTTGGTCAGGTGATTATCCTTATCGTATACCTGCCAATCCTTTCGCTTCAGGGAATTGAAGGGAAAATGTTTAAGCCAATGGCACAAACTGTAGCTTTCGCTTTGATAGGGGCTTTTATTTTGTCGCTTACCTATATTCCGATGATGAGTTCAGTATTTTTATCCAGAAAAATACAGACAAAGCCTACGTTCTCCGACAGGATGATTGAAAAGCTGGTTGCTTTTTATGACAGAAGTCTTGCTAAGGTTTTAAAGTCTTCAAAGATAGTTATGACAGTTGTATTCCTGTTATTTGCTTTAGCGGTATTTATATTGTCAAAACTAGGCGGTGAATTTATTCCGAGCCTTCCGGAAGGTGACTTTGCTGTAGAAACCAGAATTTTACCGGGAAGCAGTCTGAAAACATCTACAGAAGTTGTACTGAAAAGCCAGCAGGTGCTGATGAGTAAGTTTCCGGAGATTAAAAAGATTGTAGGGAAAACCGGAAGTAGTGAAATTCCGACCGACCCGATGCCACTGGATGCCAGTGATATGATGATAATTCTGAAAGACAGAAAAGAATGGACTTCCGCAGATAATTATAATGATCTGGCAGATAAAATGCAGAAAGAGCTGCAAAAGAATATGGTGGGGGTAACCTATTCTTTCCA is a window of Elizabethkingia anophelis R26 DNA encoding:
- a CDS encoding SRPBCC family protein, whose amino-acid sequence is MKKFFKIMLWLFAIVFILLTVTMFVLGKKYHYEKSITINATPDKIWPHINSMKALNEWSPYMSLDPDMKRTYSGTSGEVGDTFMWESNKKEAGTGEQKLIEIVPGQSVKTSLHFIKPNEGLGVANLTLNSEGNQTKVTWSLDTEMNYPMNLMKLFMDGFMDDAYGRGLKSLKEISEK
- a CDS encoding nitroreductase family protein, translating into MKTNAEILEDIIKSRRSIFPKDYTAEAIPQDVLDKILESANYAPSHKKTNPWRFRIFQGLEKTELGETLAELYKATTSPETFLEKKYIDISDKVNKANTVLSIVSDFSGKVPEWEEVAATAMAVQNMYLMATANNVGCYWSSPGMIHHIGEYLQLKENEKCLGFFYMGMK
- a CDS encoding IS110 family transposase; translation: MSNLEKKVIGVDVSSTILVMSFLDDENHSTIITINNSTTCIEKSLKRWDKHQFKIVVEATGSYSSKILYYAYSMGFEVYQVSGLSIKKFSEVKHHISKTDEQDAVLIRNFGEVMKMDPYEPKKENIEFLEQELNLWQDLEQEKARYTLKLKSLCQKPILNKSVIKHYETIIKRINKDIENLQKRLPSLEDKEFKENKDLLTSINGIGKKTALLLLASTNNFKNFKHSKALCKYFGVVPKMYHSGNKKISIGKCRTSKGFIRSILYVCSWSAIRFNKQCKALYERILEKKKCKKVALIAVCNKLLRQAFGIINSKIQYQHNY
- a CDS encoding FEKKY domain-containing protein, with product MKTNYQSTEYHAPQYATESNYLDLIKNRSAAFIKFGFAGIDGRNFQNKYGIGIWNMGCLVTSDLSRKAKINNAILKKYLDKKYGNSWEKDLGFKP
- a CDS encoding efflux RND transporter permease subunit, giving the protein MLNKIIEFSIKNKLIIGLMTLALVIYGVIELRKLPIDAVPDITDNQVQIITTSPSLGAPDVERFITFPIEQVSRNIVGVKQIRSFSRFGLSVITIVFNEDTNVYLARQQVAERLQQVSQDIPKEIGVPAMAPITTGLGEIYQYVVRPKKGYEHRYSAMDLRTIQDWIVRRQLLGVEGVADVASFGGDLKQYEIAIKPAQLKAVGVTMQQLFTAVENNNQNAGGAYIEKGPNALFIRTEGLAKNISDIENIVVKNLPDGTPILVKNIAEVKLGKAIKYGAMTYNGKGEVAGAVVMMMKGGNSNQVIDKIKTRVEEIQQTLPEGVKIEAFLDRTKMVDNAIGTVSKNLIEGALIVVFVLVLFLGNFRAGFIVASVIPLAMLFAIIMMNIFGVSGNLMSLGALDFGLIVDGAVIIVEAVLHRLHSIKGKEGERISSEQMNKEVKTSAGKMMNSAVFGQVIILIVYLPILSLQGIEGKMFKPMAQTVAFALIGAFILSLTYIPMMSSVFLSRKIQTKPTFSDRMIEKLVAFYDRSLAKVLKSSKIVMTVVFLLFALAVFILSKLGGEFIPSLPEGDFAVETRILPGSSLKTSTEVVLKSQQVLMSKFPEIKKIVGKTGSSEIPTDPMPLDASDMMIILKDRKEWTSADNYNDLADKMQKELQKNMVGVTYSFQYPVAMRFNELMTGARQDVVCKIFGENLDTLKVYSEKLAAVVNKVNGAQNIYVEPVSGLSQIVINYNRSALAQYGLNVSDVNNVVNAAFAGKVTGAVFEGEKKFDMVVRMDSEERKKLEDVQNLLLTTSSGTDIPLKSVADVDIKESVNQIQRENAARRIIVGFNVRNRDIQSTVNDLQNRVNSELKLPAGYSITYGGNFENLQEAKARLGIAVPVSLLLILLMLYFAFRSVKYGLIIFTAIPLSAVGGVFALWLRGMDFSISAGIGFIALFGVAVLNGIVLIAEFNRQKTQKEDLRDVVLTGGKNRLRPVLMTATVASLGFLPMALSNGEGAEVQRPLATVVIGGLILATFLTLYVLPILYIFFEKKSFNKTKTVSETEHKI